The window CATTACTAATGTATTTTCTAGTGCAGTTGTAATAAGATTTCGCCAATCCTTTTCTTCTATTAGACCCCTTCTACTtgaaaaggaaatatttattcTGTCTAAGCTGATAGTACAGGGTGATTTATTTTGCAGTATAGGCCACAAGCTCATTCAGACTGCTAAATCTTTCCCTGCTTATCTAACCAGAGTATGTGCTCGGTCATATTTATAGAGCAGCTGCTTTGCCTATTGTGAATGTTTATGGTCTTGTTACCACAAcagaacaggaagtgacatttgTATCCATGGTCCATTAACAAACTCTGCCAGGCGTTAGCCCAACTTGACTTAAGGAAGTGTTAATTGTCAAAGCATCAGTTTTTGCTTAGGTATGACAAAAGATGTTTACAGGAACCTCCGGAACAGATTGTACTGTGAAAAGCCTTCAACATTGTGAGAATTCCTGAAGCAATAAACTCAACTATAACAAAGtgtgcccaggctagcccaatcttgtcagattttggaagctaagtagggtcagccctggttagtacttggacaggagaccaccaaggaagtccagggttactgtacagaggcaggcaatgtacctctcttgccttgaaagcctctatGGGGTCATTGTAAGTCACatacaacttgatggcattttgcaCATACAAAAAGTGTAACATCTGAGTGACCTATCTGGGAGGATGGAAATATTTCAGGGTCAAATGTGCCTATGGGTTTGAGCCACCAACAAAGACCCAGATTTCAGGATGTATAATTTTACATTAATCTTCTAATGCATACAGTACTTCTATATTAATTGCAGTTTAGCTCCTTGAAATGCATGTTTGCTTCTACTGCAAGCTTACATCCCAGCTGTCAGTATTTGGTTCAGATATACTTAATCTGAACCATCTCTTCCATCATGAAACTCTGTACCAGCAATATTTGGAAATAAAGTATACGGCAATTTAGAAAACTCTGGTAATTTGGTTGTGTACTTGTTACATGTTGCATGGGTGGGACTTTGGCAGTGGTGCAGAATGCTTcccatgcagaatgtcccagattcaatctccagcatctcggTACATGCCTCAGGTAGTGAAAGACTTTAGCCTGAGACCCTAAGGATTATTAGCCAGTAAGCATAGACAGCACTGAACAAGGTACTGATCAAGTATAAGTACTGACAGTACTGatcaagtataaggcagctttgtgtgtttgtgtccatGCTACTGTCCCTTTAAGGTAGAGAGGTATTTCattctcacaacagctctgtgagacagGCTAGCCTGAGAGGTAATAACATATCCAAGACTGCTCAGTCAACCCAGAAGCTAAATACTGGTTTCCTTATCTTCTATCACTACATAGTCTGTTTCTGTGACAGAGTATGGTTGACAGAAAATGTTCCTAGCACAATACCCACTGGGACGATTTCACATTTTCATAAATATTTGTCTTAGTCAAATAAGGTTTGGACTAAAATTAGTTAGAATCAGTTTGATTTTGAGCAACCAACAGGATCAAGGACATTATTGCAATCTCAGTTTTAGTAGAAGGCAAAAAATTGGGACCTTTTGAAACATTCATTAACCAAGAAAGTCCTTCAGAAGTCAGCACCAGAATAAATTATTCCTGATTCCCTACATGGAAAGGAAAATTAACAAACAAATACTGCATAGTTGGAAAGATAGTGGATGCAATGGATGAAGAGGCATATTGTAGGTATTCCTAAAGTGAAAGTGGAAGGAAAGACAGCAAGAGAAAAGCAAATGAAAGGCGGGGGAGATGGGGTGGGATAGGGGTGTCTATGGATCTAAAAAGTCTTGCACaggacaagaacaaagggggaataGTATCAGAAGACAAAGTTACGCACTGAACCACATCAAACATACCTGTCTATGGTATTGATATGACTATCTCGAAATCTAGGATTTTGCTGGATAATTCTGTGGAATAAACTCTTGTGTTTGCTGGCCTCATGATACGTGCTCCAGAAAATCCCAGAGATGAGAAGGAAGAACCCCAAAGGCAATAGGAAATATGCAATAGGCACATTATTGCATTTGCAAGCAGAGGAGCCTGTCGAGATGCAAAAGGCTCCCGAGCAGATAACGGCAAAGCCGAGCAGGAGGACGCACAAGCGAAGAAACGATAAAAGGTTTTTTGGCATCTCTGCAGTTAGCCCCAGCATTTGCTTTCACCTGGGTAGATCTACTTCAGCTCTGCTTCCTGCCTAAGTCCTTGACGGTTTTATAAGTTCAGAGATCAATTGGCCTTTGGACAGGGAAGAGAAGCAGGTACTGTTAAGATACTCATTAACCAGTTGAAGCAGCTGTGATATCCTGAGAGATTAATTTATAATCAAAACATGGCTCAAGAAGGCACAACAAACACTTCCTTGTATTGTTCTGCTGCCAACATAAACTCAGCAAACTTTTCCTGCCAAGGATGCAAATGGCTGGCAGTGCAAATGGATTGGAACAGCAGAGGCAGTTTTTCCACAGTCTTTGAATAATCAGTTCCACCACTGTAaggttttttaattttaaaaaataaatgttaatTGTTCTTAATTCTCCATAAATTGAAGGACAAAGTTTTATTGTAAGTTGGGctgttcttcttctcttcttggcTACTGAAATCTCATTATCTTGATGATCTCTGTGAAGTCTATCTGAATGTTGACATAAAAATGACATGAGGTCTGCTTACAAGTCTCTGGTGCCATTCAGACATCACAGTAAACCATATTTTACAAATAGTGGTTTTGATCAAACCCCAATGAATTGCCAAATGCAGGCTGTCCAAAAAACTGAACAGCCCTGCTTCTGTCTCCATTTTAGCCAACTCCAGTTCCATTGCAGACAACCTGAATCATTTATGTTCCTGATCTGGCATATTCTGCTCTTCAGGCGGCAGGATAAAGGCCTGGAAATAGGAAGGAGGGTGTTCTCTGCCATAGTGGTGGTGTTTTTAAAAGCTGATAGAAATGAACAGTGGCTGAAAGAGTaatggaagggaggggaaaggaatgtTTCCTAGAAACCAGGAAAACAACATTTTTCTTCCTGGCATTTGGGTTACAGTTCATCTCCACTAAACCTTAGGGTTTCTAGAAAAGCTGGCTTCCAAGTTCTTCAGCATTAACAGAGAGTTCAGTTATTGTTGCAAACAAGTAGTTTTGCAAGGTGATCATAATTATGCACACTGCCTGGGAAGTGCACACTTCCATGTTGTGTGTAAGAAAATGTGCAAAGGAATCAAGGTCACTGGGTAGAAGGTACCACCCAGTCACACCATATAACCAGTTATAAATCAACCCAGTTGCTAGTTCAGCCTCTGGTAACTTCATTGTTGCCATTCCTCTCTGTATCtgcttatatgacacagagtctCTCCATGTAAACTTGCCAAGGACATTGGAATGTGCTAGATGCTTAACAACAGTAACAAAGTCAATTGTACACAAGGAAGTATTGCCTTCAGTGATGTCAGTGGAGAAAAGCCTTCTAGTGTCCACACAGCCAGGATTAAATACAAAATAtgacacagcaaaaaaaaaaaaaagtctgctagCTACACATGACAAACAGAGGCTGCATTCAGACACTGTGATAAACTGGTCTGTTAAAAGCATACCGGGTACAACAAATTCTGATAATTTACCATACACAAGTAACAAATCTCAGTTTGCATGTAA is drawn from Heteronotia binoei isolate CCM8104 ecotype False Entrance Well chromosome 4, APGP_CSIRO_Hbin_v1, whole genome shotgun sequence and contains these coding sequences:
- the TMEM252 gene encoding transmembrane protein 252, translating into MLGLTAEMPKNLLSFLRLCVLLLGFAVICSGAFCISTGSSACKCNNVPIAYFLLPLGFFLLISGIFWSTYHEASKHKSLFHRIIQQNPRFRDSHINTIDRPDFYPPSYEDSTDPEKLTFPLPDGILEGERNSYNIPPPLYTESSLEFIEEANSQEQQPPSYEVSVQQQQATEQHDSALQEISSVPSSQP